The proteins below are encoded in one region of Colletotrichum lupini chromosome 5, complete sequence:
- a CDS encoding zinc knuckle produces MGRKEFQVHPTYSFQSQSHLSQVPVPGSIQPEPIPANTPPTPTPQPHFLFETNSTSPIFSKAIFREKVSFALDPSFLHFASCPHNSHSLSPAYRYFTIPYLTFTPLSFYPALPPRPLLPAAMWWCRDVSSPCRRIKCMRRRTRKPSPSRINICISISTSISVGIGISIRPTLLDLHRIASQHNTINSASANYNIRLPIYFDSDMESRSSLLCSRTRLRNATGFDDAPTPPIVGLRSNLAHHSQIQPQPRRPAACHIDSVIDSRLSVSVESGVAQLRRLACYHPRYPGPALALESMRCSPRKPSLLATTLIDGSDTWRLLKYLSAEEKIIKNCNMRTKFRAGAELEHGACTSALDAHTISKMSSLSRRACYKCGNVGHYAEVCSSAERLCYNCKQPGHESNGCPLPRTTEAKQCYHCQGLGHVQADCPTLRLSGAGTSGRCYNCGQPGHLARACPNPAGVNMGRGGPPVPRGGYGGYGRGAFTGGPRPATCYKCGGPNHFARDCQAQAMKCYACGKLGHISRDCTAPNGGPLNTAGKTCYQCGEAGHISRDCPQKNTNGEIPNDVDLSAAPGIPQPAVAPIAPRQACLDAASLKKTFVAFLQRCRFHLSAIRPIITPFEHHRNYNFHLSFWLLFQSMHKMGMPPNGILCFYMASTRIPLHQHDSFSGTKRERLPFFIANDSHDGWSQARLNASYPAQLETKVHDPYSHLMEDLGLTMLLLVQYSNNEATLFPVPVP; encoded by the exons ATGGGGAGGAAGGAA TTCCAGGTCCATCCAACCTATTCGTTCCAGTCCCAGTCCCACCTCAGTCAGGTCCCAGTCCCCGGTTCCATTCAACCTGAACCCATCCCCGCTAATACTCCTCCTACtcctactcc TCAACCGCATTTTCTCTTCGAAACAAACTCGACGTCCCCGATTTTCTCAAAGGCAATTTTTCGCGAAAAGGTGAGTTTCGCCCTCGACCCTTCGTTCCTGCATTTTGCGTCTTGTCCGCACAATTCCCATTCGCTCTCGCCCGCCTACCGGTACTTTAccataccttaccttacctttacCCCTCTGTCCTTCTACCCGGCCCTCCCCCCTCGTCCTCTGCTCCCTGCTGCCATGTGGTGGTGCCGTGACGTTTCTTCGCCTTGCCGTCGCATCAAGTGCATGCGACGACGCACCCGAAAGCCCAGCCCATCACG CATCAATATTTGCATCAGTATCAGCACCAGTATCAGCGTCGGCATCGGCATCAGCATTCGGCCCACACTTCTCGACTTGCATCGCATCGCATCGCAACACAACACAATTAATTCGGCGAGCGCAAACTACAACATTCGGCTTCCTATCTACTTCGATTCAGATATGGAATCCAGATCGTCATTGCTCTGTAGTCGGACTCGTTTGCGCAACGCGACCGGCTTCGATGATGCGCCAACCCCGCCTATTGTTGGCCTG CGATCCAATTTAGCCCACCATTCCCAAATCCAACCGCAGCCGCGTCGGCCTGCCGCATGCCACATCGACTCGGTAATCGATTCTCGGCTCTCCGTCAGTGTTGAATCCGGAGTCGCACAATTGCGCCGTCTCGCTTGCTATCATCCCCGCTACCCCGGCCCCGCGCTTGCGCTCGAGTCGATGCGCTGCTCTCCCAGAAAGCCCTCG CTACTCGCCACCACGCTAATAGATGGATCCGATACTTGGCGGCTCCTGAAATATCTTTCTGCCGAGGAGAAGATCATCAAAAATTGCAATATGCGCACAAAGTTCCGCGCCGGTGCTGAGCTGGAGCACGGCGCTTGCACCTCCGCCTTGGACGC TCACACAATATCAAAAATGTCTTCCCTCTCTCGTCGTGCCTGCTATAAGTGTGGCAATGTTGGCCACTATGCCGAGGTTTGCTCTTCCGCCGAGCGCCTCTGCTACAACT GCAAGCAACCCGGCCACGAGTCCAACGGTTGCCCTTTGCCCCGCACCACCGAGGCTAAGCAGTGCTATCACTGCCAGGGACTCGGCCATGTTCAGGCTGACTGCCCAACCCTGCGTCTGAGCGGCGCTGGCACCAGTGGCCGCTGCTACAACTGCGGACAGCCCGGTCATCTTGCA CGCGCGTGCCCCAACCCCGCCGGCGTCAACATGGGCCGAGGTGGCCCCCCGGTTCCCCGTGGCGGATACGGTGGCTACGGCCGTGGTGCCTTCACCGGTGGTCCTCGTCCTGCTACCTGCTACAAGTGCGGTGGTCCCAACCACTTTGCGAGAGACTGCCAGGCTCAGGCCATGAAGTGCTATGCTTGCGGCAAGCTTGGCCACATCTCTCGTGACTGCACCGCTCCCAACGGTGGTCCCCTCAACACTGCTGGCAAGACTTGCTACCAGTGCGGCGAGGCCGGTCACATCTCCCGCGATTGCCCCCAGAAGAACACCAACGGCGAAATCCCCAACGACGTTGATCTGTCGGCTGCCCCTGGCATCCCTCAGCCCGCTGTTGCGCCCATTGCCCCC AGGCAGGCTTGCCTTGATGCAGCTTCCCTCAAAAAAACCTTTGTGGCATTCCTTCAGCGATGTCGCTTTCATTTATCTGCAATACGACCAATCATTACGCCTTTTGAACATCACCGCAACTACAACTTCCACCTTTCATTCTGGTTATTATTTCAATCTATGCATAAAATGGGCATGCCGCCAAATGGCATACTTTGCTTTTACATGGCGTCTACACGGATTCCCCTTCATCAACACGATTCATTTTCTGGAACAAAACGGGAAAGGCTTCCTTTCTTCATAGCAAACGACTCTCACGACGGATGGTCTCAAGCACGTTTGAATGCATCTTATCCAGCGCAGTTGGAAACAAAAGTTCACGACCCATATAGCCATCTTATGGAGGATCTTGGCTTGACAATGCTGCTTCTGGTTCAATATTCCAACAACGAGGCGACTCTGTTTCCGGTGCCTGTTCCTTAA
- a CDS encoding calpain family cysteine protease, translating to MGLLLKVSHRMLFLSATLGLTLTHVDGLRGFLLSYLNPIGAGQVNLLTFESSGTEQVSASAKTLQSSTLTKATAKEIDPEDVMASTVLSSSSSSSDEVVPSSVIPHPRRRAYLATMPVTVTKPRKTKQQPPQEIIDEFWTKFTTKTPGKATTVIPQNAYAERVAKRSSKATGIFTQTSYDEAATVCKAKVDKIVHECRRVNQRYRDPHYDIEFDLKFGRRDCLETLWNTKDAKPPQSAFQPKAVKRVVDIFDNPQFYIDGPTADDVRQGRDGDCWLMAALCNLSNKPGLIEKVCVAHNLEVGVYGFVFHRDGEWFSEIIDDKLYLTKPDYDEPYLERILWEDRERINSEEAYRRIYQSNSGALYFAQCENPNETWLPLLEKAYAKAHGDYASIEGGFTGEAIEDLTGGVTSEVYTTDILDKEYFWKEKLLKVNEDWLLGCSTGFASRGLGERKGIIEMHAYSVMKAVEMDGQRLVLLKNPWGKGEWKGAWSDGSKEWTPEWLQKLKHTFGDDGAFWISYHDLLKKYNIFDVTRLFGPEWKVTSIWTTLSVPWTLDYHETYFAFTISKSGPVVIVLAQLDDRYFRGLEGQYRFDLQFRLHKAGQEDYVVRSQASYRMNRSVNVELDLQAGSYEVLVKLDAVRNDGVLPIDQVIRSNAKNRREKLIRIGLAYDLAHSKGKLVESAAEKAAKEAHERRHREKRRAEIKRKILEEREQEHYLRIKAKRKAQKQQAKRIAQHQAAKEKLRAHIRLANPLPPKQSEPIPNPPSPVAKVTIQEAEHETLEIATKNLSLSNDSRGAGSQTNSGTMAGEDVPISPRHKDRAIPQVFKSAEMLEQITERSPGSLTPPKPTNKRSRGDRREVVKVRSEVQEATLQDVEEVMSEEASPSEYSAPYPCESDDDGIASVSSMSELSERELELEIDAVEKREPSTDRLPPQPPPGAPAEEQDEFERDPWNAVAVVGLRVYSKVTNEDQEEVISNLRVVRPSLYPQEEAVPKTAEPGDKKSKGLDVDDSAKDATLEGEIKQRKKSIRPTSEDLSDASKLSRSDASKKRRATPGVDSLGYTFDFQA from the exons ATGGGCCTGCTGCTGAAAGTTAGCCACCGTATGCTGTTCCTCTCCGCCACCCTCGGCCTGACCTTGACCCACGTAGACGGTCTTCGTGGGTTCCTTCTCTCCTACCTCAACCCCATTGGAGCTGGGCAGGTAAACTTGCTCACGTTCGAATCTTCCGGGA CTGAACAAGTGTCGGCAAGCGCAAAAACATTGCAATCATCTACTTTGACCAAGGCAACTGCCAAAGAGATCGACCCCGAAGACGTAATGGCATCCACTGTATTATCGAGCTCCAGCTCGAGCTCCGACGAGGTTGTACCGTCGTCTGTGATCCCCCACCCGCGCCGCCGAGCATACTTAGCCACCATGCCTGTAACCGTCACGAAACCCCGAAAGACGAAGCAACAGCCTCCTCAGGAGATCATTGACGAATTCTGGACAAAGTTTACGACCAAGACTCCAGGAAAAG CTACCACCGTCATTCCTCAGAATGCATACGCTGAGAGGGTCGCGAAGCGTTCTTCCAAAGCCACTGGGATCTTCACTCAGACGTCGTACGATGAGGCTGCGACTGTCTGCAAAGCCAAGGTCGACAAGATTGTTCACGAGTGTCGCCGAGTCAATCAACGTTACAGAGATCCTCACTATGATATCGAGTTTGATCTCAAGTTTGGGCGCAGAGACTGCCTCGAAACCTTATGGAATACCAAGGACGCGAAACCTCCGCAGTCCGCTTTCCAGCCCAAAGCCGTCAAGCGAGTGGTCGATATCTTCGACAACCCGCAATTCTACATTGACGGGCCTACGGCGGACGATGTGCGCCAAGGTCGAGATGGAGACTGTTGGCTCATGGCTGCGCTGTGCAATCTGAGTAACAAGCCTGGCCTGATCGAGAAAGTCTGCGTTGCACATAATCTTGAAGTCGGCGTGTATGGTTTTGTCTTCCATCGCGATGGAGAGTGGTTCAGCGAGATCATCGATGACAAG CTGTACCTTACCAAGCCCGACTATGACGAGCCCTACTTGGAGCGAATTCTCTGGGAAGATCGCGAGCGCATCAATTCAGAAGAAGCCTATAGGCGTATTTATCAGTCAAACAGTGGCGCGCTTTACTTTGCTCAGTGTGAGAATCCCAACGAGACATGGCTGCCGCTTCTCGAAAAGGCGTACGCAAAGGCGCACGGAGACTATGCCTCCATCGAAGGTGGTTTCACGGGCGAGGCCATCGAGGACCTTACGGGTGGCGTAACCTCAGAGGTCTACACAACAGACATCCTTGACAAGGAGTACTTCTGGAAAGAGAAACTCCTAAAGGTCAACGAAGACTGGCTTCTGGGGTGCTCCACTGGGTTTGCATCAAGGGGTCTAGGGGAACGTAAAGGCATTATCGAGATGCACGCCTACAGCGTCATGAAGGCTGTCGAAATGGATGGCCAAAGGCTGGTTCTACTGAAGAATCCCTGGGGAAAGGGTGAATGGAAAGGAGCTTGGA GCGATGGCTCCAAAGAATGGACCCCTGAGTGGTTGCAGAAACTCAAACATACGTTTGGCGACGACGGCGCCTTCTGGATTTCGTACCACGATCTCCTCAAAAAATACAACATATTTGATGTTACCCGGTTATTCGGTCCCGAGTGGAAGGTTACATCCATTTGGACAACACTATCAGTGCCATGGACCCTGGACTACCACGAAACGTATTTCGCGTTTACAATCTCCAAGTCGGGCCCGGTTGTGATCGTACTAGCGCAACTAGACGATCGATACTTCCGTGGTTTGGAAGGTCAATACCGGTTTGATTTGCAATTCCGTCTGCACAAAGCCGGCCAAGAGGACTATGTCGTTCGGAGTCAAGCATCCTACCGCATGAACCGATCTGTGAATGTTGAACTCGACCTTCAAGCTGGTAGCTACGAGGTTCTTGTCAAATTAGATGCGGTGCGGAACGATGGCGTACTTCCCATCGACCAAGTGATTCGCAGCAATGCCAAAAACCGCCGAGAGAAGCTGATCCGGATAGGGTTGGCCTATGACCTTGCTCATAGCAAGGGAAAACTTGTCGAGTCGGCCGCGGAAAAGGCGGCTAAAGAGGCACATGAGAGGAGACATCGGGAAAAGCGACGTGCCGAGATCAAGCGCAAGATCCTCGAAGAGAGAGAACAGGAGCATTACCTCAGGATCAAAGCCAAGAGAAAGGCTCAGAAACAGCAGGCGAAACGCATCGCACAACACCAGGCAGCGAAAGAGAAGCTACGTGCACATATAAGGCTAGCTAATCCCCTTCCGCCGAAGCAATCTGAGCCGATTCCAAACCCACCAAGCCCTGTGGCCAAAGTCACAATCCAGGAAGCCGAACATGAAACTCTTGAGATTGCAACCAAAAACTTGTCTTTGTCAAACGATTCGCGAGGAGCGGGCAGCCAAACCAATTCAGGTACCATGGCAGGTGAGGACGTGCCGATTTCCCCCCGCCACAAAGACAGAGCGATACCTCAAGTCTTTAAGTCGGCTGAAATGCTGGAACAAATCACCGAGAGAAGCCCGGGATCTTTGACACCTCCGAAACCTACAAACAAGCGTTCCAGAGGCGATAGGCGCGAGGTAGTCAAAGTCAGAAGTGAGGTGCAGGAGGCTACCCTTCAAGATGTCGAAGAGGTGATGAGTGAAGAAGCATCCCCATCGGAGTATTCCGCACCTTACCCATGCGAGTCAGACGACGATGGCATTGCAAGTGTATCATCCATGTCGGAACTTTCTGAGCGGGAACTGGAGCTTGAAATTGACGCTGTTGAAAAGCGGGAGCCCAGTACAGACCGTCTGCCCCCGCAGCCACCCCCTGGTGCGCCTGCCGAGGAACAAGACGAGTTTGAGAGAGATCCATGGAATGCTGTGGCTGTAGTGGGACTTCGGGTGTACTCCAAGGTAACGAATGAAGATCAAGAAGAGGTTATTAGCAACCTTCGGGTTGTGCGGCCAAGCTTATATCCCCAAGAGGAGGCAGTTCCAAAAACCGCAGAGCCAGGTGACAAGAAGTCAAAAGGTCTGGACGTGGATGACAGTGCCAAAGATGCCACGCTGGAAGGAGAAATCAAACAGAGAAAGAAGAGTATCCGGCCTACCAGTGAGGACCTCAGCGATGCTTCAAAGCTGTCTCGCTCTGATGCTAGCAAGAAACGAAGAGCGACTCCTGGCGTTGATTCCCTGGGGTACACGTTCGACTTTCAAGCTTGA